In the Glycine max cultivar Williams 82 chromosome 19, Glycine_max_v4.0, whole genome shotgun sequence genome, GGGTTGCACCTGGAATTAATTCACTATGCCGagaggaattaaaaataaaatatattcgcACACAACAAAGTAAATATgaatagagaaagagaaaggaaataatGTAAGGATCCTTAATATATAGGTCCCATTACATGCCCATACATTGGTTTATTTAATGATGTAGAAACGCAAAGATCAAAATCGAATTGTGTATTGGTAACTGAATTGGgacataaaagttaaaataaaaattgttttttctttctgggTTGCTTTCTAGTTGGATTCAttgtcatgtaaaaaaaaaaaaacatactgcTCTGTTGAACATCCGAAGCAAATTTAAAAACAGATTATGcacattaattaaagaaaaaacaataaaatatcaacatctgagaaaaacaaaatttcaaagacGCATGATATGTCACAGGTCACAACCCATATACACCGGAACATGTTTAAACACAATTTTAAAAGAGGACCAGAATCTGCTTTAACTCtgcaaaataataatgaaagaagGGAAAACACGTTGAGGACTTTGTCCCACACCTGACACCTCCACCCAAATTCATCAAAGTCAGGACAGAAACAAAATatctaaggaaaaaaaagagagaagtttgttgttgctaaggttctggttcaatttgaaaactccccatttggttgtttttttttagttttgaaagaagaaagtgagaaagaaagaagaatgaaaggaTGAAGACCTTGGAGTTTGTTGTTGGGAACTAGCTAGAGAGGGTGAATCTGAGGGAGTGACCAGAGAAAGAAGTGTGATGACCGGAACAGGAGGGAATTCCGACAAGGCAAGCTGAGACTTCGAGAAAGCAAAGGTGTAGAGAGATCATCAGAGTAATCCATAATGGACCTTTCTTTTGTTTGGTTCTAGTCTCTTCACTTCCTTTTTATCTATGACTATGGCCTAAGGAGACGAATACAAAGACATTTTACAAACAAACAATACCAGCTAACTCTGcacataattttgtatttatgcCTATTActactattttctttcttcaataaaaacatataacaaattaacaatactACCAAGTTCATCAACTGACAtagtttattctaatttaatcaTTAGTCTCGAATTTCTGAATATACTTACCTAGTTACCTTAAATATTCAGTATTTTTCGTTATGATTCACCTGGTTCAAATAGGATCACTTTGTCATTTTACATAATGATACACATCACTCTAATAtgattgttttatatatatatatatatatataccagagagaaaaaaactaaaaaagaaagaaaaaaaatgtgttataagataattaacgtcatatagaaaaataaataaaaaattgtatctcTAATAATATAACTCTTATTAACGTGTTTAACTCAGAGAAGAAATCTTCCAGAGTGATCCATCACCTCTCTCAACCTCATCTAGTCACAGACAAGTTTCTTGGCTCCAAAGCGTTATGCAGCCCCTTTTTCCTTTTACCGAAAATGGATCTCTATTAAGCTATGTTCTATTTCTACACTTCTACTATATCTGATAGTTATTATAAAGGGTGAGGGTAGAATgttaccaattttatttttttttaccctaaATATACATATGAcgattgaatttttatttttttatagtgttaaaaaatgttttttttgttcccccaataatatcataatgttatttcttttataaaagaatataaatatacaattaggataaaaaatatataaatgtacaTATAAAATCTATAATGTTGTACCAACAAAGTCCTCATGTAGTACACATGTGACTGTTTTTCTGGACCAGGTACGTGTAAGTAGGAAATTATTCAGTCATGTGTTTTTCCCCCCCACATGGTGGAAGATAGGCATAATGCagattttgaaacaaaatatggACACCCCAACAGTGGgaatctttttaattatttagaagAAACTTGAACATTTTTATAACgtttatattattgaaatattcTTATACCGTTCTGCAGATTCGGGCATTATTGTTTCTAATGAATCAAAATCCTACAGTATAAGATTGGCAGGTAAATGAAGGAACGTTTCCTCTCAATTCTGAACATATATTATTGCagctcatttaaaaaaaaaaaaaattgtagctcGCGAGTCGCGACCatgattatatatttactcAATCATATTCAGTAGCAacgaactttaattttttaattaaaataaaactgttTAGTAGATAATACAAAAAGAAttggttaaaaaagaaaaagaagctatactaataataaaatcctttttatttgaatgcaattaTTGAGATCAAATTCTGCTTTCCCTCATCCTCTAGATTTGCGTGcgtaaaattatgaattaaaattaaagagtatGTCAGCGATGGCTTAATGTTTGTTAAAATTTTCATACACGCACACGTCTCCCTAGGGTTGAATGGCTCCTAATATGGACCAATACCACCCAAAAACCTTAATTTACCATTAACATCTGATTAATTGATATTAatcaacatataaaatatataaaaagtagaTGGTATCCGGAgtggaataaaatttaatggtGACTACTGGTTAAGCCAATCATAGGAAACCATTTCATtagtagaaaatgaaataaatgatattaaatcactactgaaataattattttattgcaatagaAAAATATGGTGCAATTTGGTCGAGAAAAGAACAGGAGGAAGAATGATATAGAATTTTGGACAGTATATTGATGCGTAATCGTCATCCGTATACTTAGTTCCAATCCTAATCAGAGTTACAGCCGGAGTTAATAATAAACCTTGTTTGTAATTTTGGATTTGGGATCTTCCTTGACAGCAACAgggatattccttgaaaatgaaCAAAGCAACATGTTCTCTATTTCTATGTTTTCCCCTTCcaactaatttatttatatatgtgttctGTAGATTGCACAAAGAGGAAGAATATctcttttttaaatatcatatttatatgaaaatatttccCACTACaatgatgattaatttttatactataaatttgtttatcattcttaattaaataattaaaatatttttatgaatttttctttttttatgacaTGTAATTTCCTCGTTATTtgtacttattttatatttttgaaaaataaagcatcacttattttcaaattttttacattaaatttttaaaatgtgatgGTCATTTCTAGCAAGGAGATACTAACATTAAACTGATAcgtaatattttcataattatgtttaaatCGAGTAAAATCAAATATCGTgacttataatatataaatgctggattttagatttttttttgttgaaagtaAAGTATTTCTATAGTAAAAATTAATGAGATTAatttttaaggaaataaaatacTAGTTAAGGGAAAAATTCATCTCCCCTCAAATACTACTCTATTCACTTGTGTCTATTCACTTGTGTCACACAGTATGCTGAATTTTAGATCAACGAAACAGGATATTTACAAAGTGTTAGAATTAATAAGTTGTTAGAGGGTCTTGAAGTTAATAATAGTCTAGGATCAATAAAGCTTTATTTTGACAATGTAGACACAATTTTCATTGCTCACAACCTAATTGTACATGATAATCAAACATGTAGAAGTTAATTAACACTTTATTaaggagaaaatagaaaaatgatcATATTTGCATCCCTTACATTCTAAGTAGGGATCAAATTGCAGATATTCTTACACTTTGATAGTATTATTGACAAGATGTTCATGGGAGATATCTTTAAGCTAGCTTCAAGGGGGAAGTGTGTTAGAAccataatatttattgtaataaattctttttatttaattccaagaccatcaaaattttaattcaaattttattagattaaatattttgtaaattagggaatgaatatttttttaataaccaaGAGGTATTTAAGACTTCTATTTATAACCAATTCTTTCTCATTGGGTCATATCACTTTAGGATAAAATGTTATCTTTGGTCCCAATTTCATATCCAAAGTAAAATAGAgtgttttcaaaatcaagtaTTTTTCCGTATCATTATAATTGTGATCctagattattttgaatttattatttttcttacattactattattataaaaCAGATGGGGTACTAAATTAAAGTTTCAATAAAGTCAAGAATTATGATTACTAATAAATGCATGTAATGtttgttcaaaaaaaatatcatgttaatagtataaataaataaatatattgttaagaatttaagtaaaaatttatttaattataaacaactgatattttaattaataaatgtttgATACCGTAACAAACTAATCAACTAATCCTACTTCCAATGCATTGATTATCCAATAATATAACATGATAACACTGGGCATTAGACAGTTTTGAACATAATAATCCGAGACACAGTTTATATAATTGGCGTACacgttttaacttttaactggTTAATTAGACTCTTTTTAGTTCAATAATTCTTTCACTCAACTAGGAATAATGCTTACTGTCATCCTGTCAAGGATAATCAATGCAGTGCACGTCATTAACGCATTAATTACTTGAACAATAGTGATAGAGAATTTAACTGGAACATTGATCTTTATCTTTAAAGTAGTACTACcagttaaggaattaaaaataaaataaaaattaatagctAATATTATAAGTACATTTACAccgttatttttaatatattagtatttCTTTAAGTTAGGAAAACCAATTTTGTTTACGCCTACTGTTTCTCCCCTTTGCGTGTGAAATTGTTAGGCGTAAACATAAACGCATTCTATATAAGTCGAAGCGCAATTAATAATCAATATGCGCCCACGGATTAGGATCTGAACTGAAAAAAGAACCAACTTACCGTAGTATGAGTTTTTTCAAAAGGCAGAGTAAGACAACAAAAGTTAGTATCCTTtccttaaatataattaaaagccACCCTTTGCTTCAATTGGAAATCCAATTTCAATTAAGTCCCTcatgagaaaaggaaaaaaaaaaccatccaGGAGCTCTGTATCTATCTGCTTCTACATTTCTGATTTCACACTCAGAAACGTGTTTGATACTTTTATTCTCTATCCCGGTTAAGTACACCACTTACTTTGTATCCTGAATTAACTTTTACTTTTTGGCTGGACAGCACAGAGCataaccttttttatttttcctaaccTAGTTACTAGACACGGCTAATGTGATTCCTCGTGCAGTACAAGTTAATGCCAAGGATCCTATGGCTGTtcttgttcaaccttcattccATTAGGGTGTGTTTTAGGTAACAAAAAGACAAACCAAAAgttccacacacacacaaacaggttaaattaaaacaagaacaacaaaacaACACACATTGGCAGGGTAGGGCAGGTTTGAGTCTTTGTAGCACACGTCAAGTTATTTAGCATTCGTTGGGCATTTGGCATGTGAGAATTTTCCAGTTGTGTCTTGCAATTTGcagttaaaaatcaaaatataaacccactcaactataaataaatttgCACCGAATTCTTATGCTGGTTTCTTAGTTGTTTTTGACATTACCCCTCCAAAAAGGTAATGGGACCCTCATGCAAAGCAAAATGTGGAAAGCTCGGTGAGTTTTCTAGATCTCAATTCTCATGGTCCCCTCTCACCTACATTCCAATGAACGAAATAAACTTCTTAAAGGGTAGTGGATAATGATGGTGTTGAAAGTAATATTGCATGTGCatgtaaatttttagttttgcaACTAAGTTCATTGTTcaacattattttgttattgaattAAATCAAGAGTAAAGTTTTCTTATATTACCTAAATTTTTTCGATTCGTTGGTGTAAGATTAGTTTTTGCTATTGAGATTGTCCCTCCCTACAAATACTTTTTGGCAAATTTATCCTCTCATCTTGCAAAACcaattgtttgttttgtttgctaCTTAAATTACCTCTCGTGTGATCAGTTTTATATTAACAGgttattctaattatattttctcCCTATTATAATTAAGGAGGcaattatatgattattcttATATAATTATACAATTACAATCATGTCCTCAAATAACCTCTGATTTTGCAGCTTTTATTCAATGTGGATCAAATGGtccaagtttattttaatttaaacagtGATCTCAATTTTACCTTATGAGTATACAATTgtattacatattaaaaaactGTTTTAGATCCATAGAAATTCTATCCAACTTGAATAGAAGTTTCTTTGCAAATAATATGTATGATCTAAACAAAATGTTTCAGACAATGTCTCTTTGTAAGTGGTAAGTTCACTTATTTGCGTCAGTGTATCAGGAAAGATATGGTGGACCCAAATCCCTGCGATAATCTATATGGCCATATGGGTTAAGCATCCCTGTCGGTAGAATTTCTGTGTCTAATCAGTTGTGCTTAGGTattgaaaacaaatgaggacaatgacaaaataaaaagagagcaTGTAGTATGCAACATTGTTAAAATACTCGACTGTTTTTAACTACTACtgtgatatataaaaaattttaaataatcattaaataaactaaaataataatataaaaactactCATTCATTGATCGCTAATAAGATTGCTATCCAGTATTTTCTTTCTATGAATACACATAATTCCTTTTACACAATGAAATGGATCACAAACTCACCAGTTCTGAATCAATTACGAAGAAGTATCAGTTATGTTGAAAGTCAAAACaacaaatagttatttttactttttaaaattttcatgatGATTTTGAATCTTAGAATCAATTTTAATAGGTACACAAACCTCTTAAATATCATCCAAACATTTAACAGTACTAAATCATGTGCGttgataattttgattattaaaagattaaaaatgatgtaaaaaagtttaataatatGATCCTTctataataacatatatataggtTCGAATGCATCCAAACCTAACTTTGAATAAAAagtaacatatttaaattttacgagtataaaaaatagattattttttttgtagtgacaGATTTCgatcattttcatatttatgaggacgaaaaatatatcttaagtcatttttaatcaaaattatcgATGTATATGATTTGTTACCGtcaaatatttaaacaacatttataagggtcacgtaaattttaaaaataaaatggagacatataatttctttaaacaTCAGGAGATATATGtgtagaatttaaaaaaaaaaaaaaaaagacatgtgaaattttcttaaatctcaaaagaaacatgtataatttattaaaaaaaaattatttttgttctctttatGTATCATGTTCATGTGTTAACACTaatatgaaactaaaaaaacaagataGACGAAATTgtcaaaaaagataaattaaatcaaaacttTAAACATGagattaaaagtataattttactACTACAAATGTAATAcaagaaaattcattttcgcGTGACCATGGACTTTTCGGTGGCCACACGTTTACTCACCATCATATTGCAATTATGTAACATTACTAGTGTCAACGATGAAACCAATGCTAACGTTTTACTAATTTCCTCTGTTGGCCTCTTTGTTTCCATAACAAACAATATTCAATTTGTCATCATTTATTCGGCTCAGTGGATGCGGATGCGGATGCATAGACCCCACTTTTGCCCAATGCCAAATAGCCATAGTTCTCTCttcatttattcaattttcCCATGCATTAAATCCAATAAGAACCGTGAACATCATTCTCAGAACATTAATTAACACCAAATAGTGGGATAGGCAGGCTCCACATAGTTTGACGAAGAAATTGACGTTAGTTTTACGTTAAAACAAGTGGAGTGTTTATATAAACAGATTGATGTGCTTAGTTAGCACTATGGACGTACAAATTATCCAAGCGCGTGCCCAACAAAgttcaaaatcaaataagtaTGGAGTGATATGTGGGGAATGAAAACCAACATATATTCCATCATTACTAGATGGATATGCATCTTCATCTGCAAATCATTGCATGCCAACATAAATTTGCAAATACAACACCCAGAATTTTGTATGGGTGGTGGATAATAGTAATTTGAGAAACTTTTGGTAATTGGTATGTTGAGTTGTCCCTTTTGCATCACAATGTAGCACATGGAAAATACTTCAAACCTCAACCGCTAGCACAAATATAAGTGATGGGACCTACCAACTCGATAgatatttttcccacaaatGAAAATATGTAAGACCGTTAGGGGTGAAAATGAAACAAGTCAAACTAAGCTTTATCAGACTTAAACTCAACTTAGTTAAATACGCAAGACTTGAAATTGACtcattactttatttttttttagaggcTCGACTCCCTTATATAAAAGTCTGACTTGACCTACGAGACTATTTAAAAGCATGCAAGACGTCTTTGaccaattaattgttttaaaacctaatgaaatactaactaaaaaaagaaacttataatagaaatccaaaaataatttataaacaagatcatattgaattcaaattattaaaacacaaagtatatcaaaagaaaatgaaaggagcataatattaaaaaatatatggattagagatgatttatactaatatagtcaaataaaaatatctaaattgtctgaaaatgtctttacaaaacattcttttctttgaaagtattAATCTGATTGCATTATCCTtttagtctttttctttttgaaaatttgtcACATGCAAGTAAACTCTCTAAGCACTTTATATCACTTCATCCTGTCATTCATAATGTCATAAAAATGGTATagataatagttattattattacttaaacaAATCGATTTGTCAAGCTTAACAAGCTTTTTTATAGTTTGGCTTgacctttttatctaaaaaactttttaagaaGCTTGAACTCGACCTTTATAATAAACAAGTTAAGTCGAGTCTTAAATAGACTGAGCCAAAGACCCTTGACAAGCGGCTCGACTCATTTCCATCCCTAACGACCGTGTAACATACAAATGTTGCAgaagttgaaaattgaaatagtGGTGTAACATAAAAAAGAGACAGCTGACATGTATTTAAATAAAGTATCTTCTATGTTGCCTTAAATATACCACCATCCCTCCCCCTCCCTTACCTCATTTTTCAGATTGCAAAACAAAGGAAGACCAAAAGTTTGATGCATAGCTTCACATGAAAAGCTAAATGTCCCCTTAAAGCATCCCAGCTAAGCACAACTCATACCTAACAGATCTTTGATGTCATGTTCCATTTGCAGCCAAATAAagtgagaataaaataaaatgaaatcttAACATTGTTAAGACTCTGTTTACACAATGAACACTGTAGAGTGCAGAACACCGTCTTTATGGGAAAAACAGAGAGAagtgtatttttatattagcaTGACGACTTCTGTGTTCAAATACTCCTACATTGTTGCTGGATTGTTTAAATGATTGGTTTGAAACTGTCTTAAAAGCAGCAGAGATTGATGATAAAGATTGAGATCAATCCCATCAACGTTTCTACCAACACGTGCTTGCAAAACTCCCTAACAAGGAACAAAAAAACCATTCTTAATCATCTTATTAAGACCATTGTGCATGTTGTGGGTGAATGcgtatttacaaagaaaattatGCGTCTAAGAGTGTTTGCAAGAGAAAACAGGGAGAAGAGATAAGCCTTTTTACCAATTCTAGACAAGAGCATACCTCATTGTCAGGTTGGATAAGGAGTTCACCAATGAATTGGTAGACAGAGCCAACTTGAAAAGTAAGGTCCCTCAGATGTTTGGTACTAACTTTTAGAATGTCATCACCATCGATAATTGTTGCTAGGCCTGTCTCTATAGAGTATTCGTGCAACCTGTGGAAGGCTACACATAAGTCAACACTCATAACGGGCAACACCAACATCAAAAGATATATAATAGAGCAATTTAGTCTGTCAGAATGCAATCATACAGCAGCTTGTACCAGTAGAGCAGTTATAGGCAATTAGATAAAGCATTTAAATATCACTACAATATGTATGGATGTTTCAATTATTAGGAAGTATTTTACATGGTTATTACTCTGTTTTTACTAATTCAGTTTTAATCCCACTAGTTTCAGTTGAAGATACTAGTAGTTCTCAAATTGATGCAATTCCAGTCAGTCTAGTGATGATTACCATGTCAGCAAAAGATAATGTCACATTACTTATCATCAATTTAATGCCACGCCAACAAGAAAGGCATCACACCAATAAAGACTAAGGACCGGGCAAAGTCAACAGCAATCTAACAAGTGAACTTAATTGCAACCATTTAAAATCTACAGGTGCCCTTTATTGcaataagaaataagaattaGGAACTGGCAGGACCAAAACCAAACTTTGGTGAAACTAGAAAAACCAGAAATGTACTTGAACCTATTTTATATGTTAGTAATACTCTCCTATTATGCAGCTACATGAAGATAAAAGAGACTTATAAATGCCACCCCTCTCAAACTGACCCATGAATGCATAGATGATGCATTCTAATAAAATACTAGTAGTACTTAGTAGTTAGTACAATACATTATTGCATTAAATTACAATAAACACAATAACAGAATTTAAAGAAGTGAATCACAAGTCACAACCAAAAAGTTTGTGTTCTGTCAAAGCCAAAAACCAATTGCTGCTATGCTCACCCTGTTAGAGTTAGCATGCCATTTACAATTCTTCCAAGCACAGTATCACTACTAATGGTATCCACATGACCTTCACTACTAGAAgtcatataaaattatacatgCATAACCAGATCTATGGATGgttaaactaacataatgcTAGCTGAATCCCTGAAgtatttcaactttcaactcatATTCACTCACCATGATTGGCAACAAAACCCAAAGGCAAGGAATTTTAACATTATGTTATATACGACATTGGCACTACAACAGTGAAGCATCTCACTGAAAGAAAAGTCAGATACATTGGAAATAGAATGGCAGCACTCACTTTCCAGTTATTCTGAGTGAAGCACCTTGCttaaaaaaaggagaagatggGCGCAGGTCTTGTAAAGAAACCAATGCACCAGATTTTATTTCCAAAGATGCCATCACCTGATACCAAACAAAACTTCCACTTTTGCCTgcaatttggaaaaaaataacatatggaATGATGACATTTCCCAAGCCACAAATTCATGTTAATGGTAAGTTTCATATTACTAAAGCTTTTGTAGCACGTCATCTACCACGAGACAAGGTTTTAACTCTAACATAGTGCCATATGACAGCGtcacataatatattttaaggaGTTATTTCCTTCACAAATGAATGATACTTGATCATGATTTCAAGAAATTCCTAGTCAATTAATTATTCTCCATCACTGTGTATGTTTTTGATATTACAGTTTTTGACAAGCAATTTCTGAATGTGCAATAGGCAGCAGAAAGCATTATGGGACAGAACGAAAACATATATAACTCCTTTCCTTTTATAACATTtcatatttatgaaataatttaatttaaattaacctATAAATTTGGATTGAGATTAATTGACACaagttgtaaataaaaattattcttgCAGTAATTAATCATGAAAAAAACATGTTCTTATTGCATTGTATAACATTTCACACAATGAGAATTTCACAAAGTTTGTTTTCTACTCCATCAATTTTATTAGGTTTAAATAAGTTATTAGTTCGCAaaaatatcatgattttttattttagtccctatGATAAGTGTTGTGAATCATTACTTTTTCATTAGTTTCACGCAGCACTTCATCTTAAATTTTCCTTAATTGATGTTTAGTTTGAgcctttttttaagttttacagTTTTTCTTAGTTCTTAGTTCACTATGAATAAAACTTACGAATAATGTAGTTTTGGTTGTGATTTAAAGAGCTTGATGCATCAATAAGGAAGGAAGAATACTTGGGTTGATGAGGCAGCCCGCTTAGCACGGCAGAGCTAGCCTGGAAGGACATATGGCAAGCATCTGGAGGCAAATTTGAAGCTTGGTGTGTGCTCAACACCATATGCGCACTGAACAACCACTGCCAAAGATTTGGGCTAACCTCATGCTCGGCGTACTGTCACTTAGCCAAGTGCTGCTTTTGtatgcgcgcttagcgcgaaagCTGGGCTAAGCACACAAACCATTATGCCAAAACAACAGTACAACACTCTTAGGCCTATTTAAAAGCATTGTTTCATTGGAAAGAGGGGGGAGAACTCTAGGGCATGTGCATTTTTGACTAAGAACTCTTTGGGTGCCATTGTTCTTCATTTTCCcttgtattttcttcttgttttgggTCTCTCATGCCTATGAGAAGTTAACTTACCTATTGTTGGGGACTTGGATACCAAAAAACCTGTGATGTAATTATCTTAACTAtccatttaatgttatttcaataTCATTGTTTCCTTTCTAGGTTTGATCACCCATGTGCATGTATGTTATAGAGTAATAATGATCATTGAGAAATGTTTTTACACTAAGAACTAAAAGGGGTTTCTAATTAACTCATATCTAGGGATGGAATGGTGTTTATTAGCCTTTTTATAAACCCTTGCTCTTAATCAAATCACTTTGTTTAACTTTATAAGGAATTAGGAGTGCAGTCAATGGATTTAGGCTCTTTCACATGAGAGATCAttattagaataaattagtGGTTAAGATAATAGTTGAAATAACATTGATTGGTGAAAAATCATTCACATTACGTCAAGAGTTCATTTGGTAGGCCAAGCACCCAACATTTCTACAAATTCAGCACTAAGTTATCTCTTGCCCTCAAAGTGTTTGTGTTTTTGCCTCGTTGAACTTTGCACAGTTTTTAATGTCTTTGCTTAATCTTGAACTTTAAATTTATGCACTCTTATCTTAAAAGTCaatcaactcattttattccattGCTTAGAACTTAGTTTACACAAACTATTTAGCACAAACGAAGTCTCTATGGACACAACACTAGATCTTACCATTTTATTACTACTTGCGTGATTTGGTTCACTTGTCAATCGGTTAACAAGTTTTTGACGCCGTTGTCAGAGACTTTGTTCCTCGTGCCCAATCATTTGTGTGACCATATTTAGGCCTTTCAttctttatctttaaaattctaGCTTTCAATTCTTGTCTCTTTGTTCTAACTTGTGCTTCTAGTATCTATTGTTTCTTGTATGCGAGGTAAAGCTTGAAGAGGGAAATCAGTTCCATGTGATCCGGAGATTGAAAAGACTTGCAAAAAATACAATTCaaaaaggaagaaacaaaagcacCAAGAAAGGCAAGCTAGACAAGGAGAGTCTTCTTCTCTTCAACCTCAACCAGTTTCGCTCCCTCCTTGCTCTCTTATCTTGGAGGAGACACCActcatggcggaagagaagcAACCTCGAGTGAATCTTGAAGACTACTCAACTCATGCAATCCTGCAATACTTCACAAGTACTGCTAGGCCCAATGTGCAAGCAACCA is a window encoding:
- the LOC100305519 gene encoding CST complex subunit TEN1-like isoform X1, which translates into the protein MASLEIKSGALVSLQDLRPSSPFFKQGASLRITGKLHEYSIETGLATIIDGDDILKVSTKHLRDLTFQVGSVYQFIGELLIQPDNEGVLQARVGRNVDGIDLNLYHQSLLLLRQFQTNHLNNPATM